In a single window of the Streptomyces sp. HUAS ZL42 genome:
- a CDS encoding class I SAM-dependent methyltransferase, translating into MTSATEAFDAAEREMWDGRAEVYAASFARLCAHPVQALLDAAGVSAGTYLLDAGTGTGVAALAALERGARVGAVDADAGMVALARRRAVPARVAVLPELPYGDGEFDVVVGNFVLNHVGRPRAALAELRRVLRPGGRVAVTVWGGGRQAGMELLGRACEAAGAVPPEYLPRLDPAEDFERTADGLAGLLEEAGFASVTATGLAWEHRAGLEEWWGGAAGGIATVGRIVTAQQPETVAGIRREYERLSTEFTDTEGRLVLPHAALLASGTA; encoded by the coding sequence ATGACGAGCGCCACGGAAGCCTTCGACGCCGCCGAACGGGAGATGTGGGACGGGCGGGCCGAGGTGTACGCGGCGAGTTTCGCCCGCCTGTGTGCGCATCCCGTTCAGGCGCTGCTGGACGCGGCGGGGGTCTCGGCCGGGACGTACCTCCTCGACGCCGGGACGGGGACGGGTGTCGCCGCCCTGGCGGCGCTGGAGCGCGGGGCGCGGGTGGGTGCCGTGGACGCCGATGCCGGGATGGTGGCGCTGGCGCGGCGGCGCGCGGTGCCCGCGCGGGTGGCCGTGCTGCCGGAACTGCCGTACGGGGACGGTGAGTTCGATGTCGTCGTCGGGAACTTCGTGCTCAACCACGTCGGCCGTCCGCGCGCCGCGCTCGCCGAGCTGCGGCGCGTGCTGCGGCCGGGCGGGCGGGTCGCGGTGACCGTGTGGGGCGGCGGACGGCAGGCCGGGATGGAACTGCTGGGGCGCGCCTGCGAGGCCGCGGGGGCCGTACCGCCGGAGTATCTGCCCCGGCTCGATCCGGCCGAGGACTTCGAACGCACCGCGGACGGGCTCGCCGGGCTCCTCGAAGAGGCCGGGTTCGCCTCCGTGACGGCGACCGGGCTCGCCTGGGAGCACCGGGCCGGCCTGGAGGAGTGGTGGGGCGGGGCCGCCGGGGGCATCGCCACCGTCGGACGCATCGTCACCGCGCAGCAGCCGGAGACGGTCGCGGGGATCCGGCGCGAATACGAACGGCTCAGCACCGAATTCACGGACACCGAAGGCCGGTTGGTCCTCCCACACGCCGCCCTGCTCGCCTCCGGGACGGCCTAG
- a CDS encoding HAD-IA family hydrolase: MADGADGGRPPFDAVLCDVDNVIRSFDTSGLLALERAAGLAEGTTMKVAFAPDVILPVVLGRITPQEWVQSIAEGLTGPAPEDTAWELGAALLESPFHADETVVGLLRRARTRMPLVLVSNATLDLEADLAALGLADLADDVVNSARVGLAKPDPSILELAAARAGVRPDRCLFVDDTLENVEAAAALGMRTVHFREPADLERALKPLF, from the coding sequence GTGGCTGACGGGGCCGACGGCGGCAGACCGCCGTTCGACGCGGTGCTGTGCGACGTCGACAACGTGATCCGGTCCTTCGACACCTCCGGCCTGCTGGCGCTGGAGCGTGCCGCCGGGCTGGCCGAGGGCACGACGATGAAGGTCGCGTTCGCGCCGGACGTGATCCTGCCGGTGGTGCTGGGCCGGATCACCCCGCAGGAGTGGGTGCAGTCCATCGCCGAGGGCCTGACCGGTCCGGCGCCCGAGGACACGGCCTGGGAACTGGGCGCCGCGCTGCTGGAGTCGCCGTTCCACGCCGACGAGACGGTGGTGGGGCTGCTGCGCCGGGCGCGGACCCGGATGCCGCTGGTCCTCGTCAGCAACGCGACGCTCGACCTGGAGGCCGACCTCGCCGCGCTCGGGCTGGCCGACCTCGCCGACGACGTCGTCAACAGCGCCCGCGTCGGCCTCGCCAAGCCCGACCCGAGCATCCTCGAACTCGCCGCGGCCCGGGCGGGCGTGCGGCCCGACCGCTGCCTCTTCGTCGACGACACCCTGGAGAACGTCGAGGCGGCCGCCGCGCTGGGCATGCGCACCGTGCACTTCCGCGAACCGGCCGATCTGGAGCGGGCGTTGAAGCCGCTGTTCTAG
- a CDS encoding LCP family protein, translating into MNDWPQGWSDDNRGSRYGRGSANAQPEGARVMRQVRRGPAAPPGQGAYGGGVPQQPSYVNGQGYDDGYDSGYNTGQVYGTPGGRGPDDPDDFFAPEPRPAPNWRRRIKWTALTLVTVLVVTTVATYFWADSKLNREVDLSKVIERPEAGEGTNYLIVGSDSRAGLSDEQKKNLHTGSAEGKRTDSMMILHVGDNGDTLISLPRDSDVEIPTYVGSESGKTFKGTGRHVKLNAAYAEDGPTLLVRTVEYNTGLHIDHYVEIGFAGFANIVDAVGGVTIDIPQDIKDTKSGANFKKGEQTLNGEEALAFVRTRYALKNSDLDRTKNQQKFLSALAHQVATPGTILNPFKLYPTMGAGLDSLIVDKDMSLYDLASMFWAMKGVSGGDGKSMNMPISGSTGGNLVWDKAKVKTLVNELKNDEKVTVSGG; encoded by the coding sequence ATGAACGATTGGCCCCAGGGATGGTCCGACGACAACCGCGGCAGCCGGTACGGACGCGGCAGCGCGAACGCACAGCCTGAAGGCGCGCGCGTCATGCGGCAGGTCCGCCGCGGTCCGGCGGCACCGCCCGGGCAGGGCGCGTACGGCGGCGGGGTTCCGCAGCAGCCGTCGTACGTCAACGGCCAGGGCTACGACGACGGGTACGACAGCGGCTACAACACCGGCCAGGTCTATGGCACGCCCGGCGGCCGCGGCCCGGACGATCCGGACGACTTCTTCGCGCCCGAGCCGCGCCCGGCGCCGAACTGGCGACGCCGTATCAAGTGGACGGCGCTCACGCTCGTGACCGTACTGGTCGTGACGACCGTCGCCACGTACTTCTGGGCCGACTCCAAGCTCAACCGCGAGGTCGACCTGTCGAAGGTCATCGAACGGCCCGAGGCGGGCGAGGGGACCAACTACCTGATCGTCGGCTCCGACAGCCGCGCGGGGCTGTCCGACGAGCAGAAGAAGAACCTGCACACCGGGTCCGCCGAGGGCAAGCGCACGGACTCGATGATGATCCTCCACGTCGGCGACAACGGCGACACGCTGATCTCGCTGCCCCGTGACTCGGACGTGGAGATACCGACGTACGTGGGCTCGGAGTCCGGCAAGACCTTCAAGGGCACGGGCCGGCACGTGAAGTTGAACGCGGCGTACGCGGAAGACGGTCCGACGCTTCTCGTCCGCACCGTCGAGTACAACACCGGTCTGCACATCGACCACTACGTGGAGATCGGCTTCGCCGGCTTCGCGAACATCGTGGACGCGGTCGGCGGCGTCACGATCGACATCCCGCAGGACATCAAGGACACCAAGTCCGGCGCGAACTTCAAGAAGGGCGAGCAGACCCTGAACGGCGAGGAGGCGCTCGCCTTCGTCCGCACGCGGTACGCGCTGAAGAACTCCGACCTGGACCGTACGAAGAACCAGCAGAAGTTCCTGTCGGCCCTCGCGCACCAGGTCGCGACCCCCGGCACGATCCTCAACCCCTTCAAGCTGTACCCGACCATGGGCGCGGGCCTGGACTCCCTGATCGTCGACAAGGACATGAGTCTGTACGACCTGGCGTCGATGTTCTGGGCGATGAAGGGCGTCAGCGGCGGCGACGGCAAGTCCATGAACATGCCGATCTCCGGCTCCACCGGCGGCAACCTGGTCTGGGACAAGGCGAAGGTGAAGACGCTGGTGAACGAGTTGAAGAACGACGAGAAGGTCACGGTGTCGGGTGGCTGA
- a CDS encoding acyl-CoA thioesterase: protein MSPRHKVEAMTDQAPATESDIPGKLTSASRTTLSHIMTHNDTNLLGTVHGGVIMKLVDDAAGAVAGRHSGGPAVTASMDEMAFLEPVRVGDLVHVKAQVNWTGRTSMEVGVRVLAERWNESAPATQVGSAYLVFAAVDADGKPRRVPPVIPETERDERRYQEAQIRRTHRLARRRAIMELREKRAAEGYED from the coding sequence ATGTCACCCCGGCATAAGGTGGAGGCCATGACAGACCAGGCCCCCGCAACAGAATCGGACATTCCGGGCAAGCTCACGTCCGCGTCCCGGACCACCCTCAGCCACATCATGACCCACAACGACACGAACCTTCTGGGGACCGTGCACGGCGGTGTGATCATGAAGCTCGTCGACGACGCGGCGGGCGCGGTGGCCGGGCGGCACTCCGGCGGGCCCGCCGTCACCGCGTCCATGGACGAGATGGCCTTCCTCGAACCGGTCCGGGTCGGCGACCTCGTCCATGTCAAGGCCCAGGTCAACTGGACCGGGCGGACCTCGATGGAGGTCGGCGTACGCGTCCTCGCCGAACGCTGGAACGAGTCCGCCCCGGCCACCCAGGTCGGCTCCGCCTACCTCGTCTTCGCCGCGGTGGACGCCGACGGCAAGCCGCGCCGCGTGCCGCCCGTGATACCGGAGACCGAGCGGGACGAGCGCCGCTACCAGGAGGCCCAGATCCGCCGGACCCACCGTCTCGCCCGGCGGCGGGCCATCATGGAGCTGCGCGAGAAGAGGGCGGCGGAAGGGTACGAGGACTGA
- a CDS encoding LCP family protein, producing MPTPPRSPAPRPPRRPQPSSRRTPPPPPPRHAPAPSPRAPRPPAGRKKPRWAMRAVTTLSVVVLASAGIGHSVVTSLDSDIARVDPFKDMKNRPQAGHGMNVLLVGTDGRDEISERDRRKYRLGGAPCHCTDTMMIVHISEDRDRASVVSLPRDSYAETPPHTDRTTGEQHRGHPVKLNAAYAEGGPQLTVRTVEHMTHVKIDHYLEVDFVSFMKTVDVLGGVRVCTAEPLKDSYTGLDLPAGTHTLTGGQALQYVRARHVDGASDLGRMRRQQHFLAALVAQVTSSGILLNPLRFRDVTRAVLSSVRADRGFGTDELLDLGRAMRNFSPSSSEFTTVPIGRMGYAVKGIGSTVKWDTAKARRLFRALRDDRPLSAGARPRDTAAPVDVAPGEIRVQVENGTATAGLGKRVDTALAATGFRTTGQPVTAADHSVRRTVVVYDPRWDRSAKALATALPGSELRAVDGLGPTLKVIAGADFEQVRKVRAEDPYRGELGVARGDEVRCS from the coding sequence ATGCCCACACCGCCTCGGTCCCCCGCGCCGCGGCCGCCGCGCCGCCCGCAGCCGTCGTCCCGTCGCACGCCGCCGCCTCCTCCGCCCCGCCACGCGCCCGCCCCCTCCCCCCGCGCCCCGCGTCCCCCCGCAGGGCGGAAGAAGCCGCGTTGGGCCATGCGGGCGGTCACCACCCTGTCCGTCGTGGTCCTCGCCTCCGCCGGGATCGGGCACTCGGTGGTCACCAGCCTCGACTCGGACATCGCCCGGGTCGATCCCTTCAAGGACATGAAGAACCGCCCGCAGGCCGGCCACGGCATGAACGTCCTGCTGGTGGGAACGGACGGCCGCGACGAGATCAGTGAGCGGGACCGGCGCAAGTACCGCCTGGGCGGCGCCCCCTGTCACTGCACCGACACGATGATGATCGTGCACATCTCGGAGGACCGGGACCGGGCGAGCGTGGTGAGCCTGCCCCGGGACAGCTACGCCGAGACGCCCCCGCACACCGACCGGACGACCGGCGAGCAGCACCGCGGACACCCCGTCAAGCTCAACGCGGCGTACGCGGAGGGCGGGCCGCAGCTGACCGTGCGGACGGTCGAGCACATGACCCATGTGAAGATCGACCACTATCTGGAGGTCGACTTCGTCAGCTTCATGAAGACGGTGGACGTCCTCGGCGGCGTGAGGGTCTGCACCGCCGAACCCCTGAAGGACTCGTACACGGGTCTCGACCTCCCGGCGGGCACGCACACGCTGACGGGCGGCCAGGCGCTGCAGTACGTCCGCGCCCGGCACGTCGACGGGGCCTCCGACCTCGGACGGATGAGACGCCAGCAGCACTTCCTGGCGGCCCTGGTGGCGCAGGTCACGTCCTCCGGGATCCTGCTCAACCCGCTGCGGTTCCGGGACGTGACCCGGGCGGTGCTGAGCTCGGTGCGGGCGGACCGGGGCTTCGGCACGGACGAACTGCTGGACCTGGGGCGGGCGATGCGCAACTTCTCCCCCTCGTCCTCGGAGTTCACGACCGTGCCGATCGGCCGGATGGGATACGCCGTGAAGGGCATCGGCTCGACTGTGAAATGGGACACGGCGAAGGCCCGCCGCCTCTTCCGCGCCCTGCGCGACGACAGACCGCTGTCCGCCGGTGCCCGGCCGCGCGACACGGCCGCGCCCGTGGACGTGGCCCCGGGCGAGATCCGCGTCCAGGTGGAGAACGGCACGGCGACGGCCGGGCTGGGCAAGCGGGTCGACACGGCGCTGGCGGCGACCGGGTTCCGTACGACGGGGCAGCCGGTGACCGCGGCGGACCACTCGGTGCGGCGGACGGTCGTCGTCTACGACCCCCGCTGGGACCGCTCCGCCAAGGCGCTGGCAACCGCGCTGCCCGGCAGCGAACTACGGGCGGTCGACGGGCTGGGGCCGACGCTGAAGGTGATCGCGGGGGCGGACTTCGAGCAGGTCAGGAAGGTACGGGCGGAGGATCCGTACCGGGGGGAGCTGGGGGTGGCACGGGGGGACGAGGTGCGGTGCTCCTGA
- a CDS encoding glycosyltransferase family 2 protein, producing the protein MNAKSDVQLPAVSVIMPVLNEERHLRGAVQAILAQEYPGEMEVVIALGPSTDRTDEIAAQLVAEDPRVHTVPNPTGRTPAALNAAIRASRNPIVVRVDGHGMLSPDYIATAVRLLEETGAQNVGGIMHAEGENDWEHAVAAAMTSKIGVGNASFHTGGEAGPAETVYLGVFRREALEQQGGYNEEFIRAQDWELNFRIREAGGLVWFSPELKVSYRPRPSVKALAKQYKDYGRWRHVVARYHEGSINLRYVAAPAALCAMAAGLLVGALLTPWGLVVPGGYLAAILLGSVPAGKGLPLKARLQIPVALATMHMSWAWGFLTSPRSLAKKVIASRRPAVLASN; encoded by the coding sequence ATGAACGCCAAGTCCGACGTGCAGCTCCCCGCCGTGTCCGTCATCATGCCCGTCCTCAACGAGGAGCGGCATCTGCGCGGAGCCGTCCAAGCGATCCTCGCGCAGGAGTACCCCGGCGAGATGGAGGTCGTGATCGCCCTCGGTCCGTCAACGGACCGCACGGACGAGATCGCCGCCCAGCTCGTGGCCGAAGACCCCCGTGTGCACACGGTCCCCAACCCGACCGGTCGCACGCCCGCCGCGCTCAACGCCGCGATCAGGGCCTCCCGCAACCCGATCGTCGTGCGCGTCGACGGGCACGGCATGCTCTCACCGGACTACATCGCCACGGCCGTACGCCTGCTGGAGGAGACCGGCGCGCAGAACGTCGGCGGCATCATGCACGCGGAGGGCGAGAACGACTGGGAGCACGCGGTCGCCGCCGCGATGACCTCGAAGATAGGGGTCGGCAACGCGTCCTTCCACACCGGCGGCGAAGCCGGTCCGGCCGAGACCGTCTACCTCGGTGTCTTCCGGCGCGAGGCCCTGGAGCAGCAGGGCGGCTACAACGAGGAGTTCATCCGCGCCCAGGACTGGGAGCTGAACTTCCGGATCCGTGAGGCGGGCGGGCTGGTCTGGTTCTCGCCGGAGCTGAAGGTGTCGTACCGGCCGCGGCCGTCGGTGAAGGCCCTCGCCAAGCAGTACAAGGACTACGGCCGTTGGCGGCACGTCGTCGCCCGCTACCACGAGGGCTCCATCAACCTGCGCTACGTCGCCGCGCCGGCCGCGCTGTGCGCGATGGCCGCGGGTCTCCTCGTGGGTGCCCTGCTGACCCCGTGGGGCCTCGTGGTCCCCGGCGGCTACCTTGCGGCGATCCTGCTCGGGTCCGTACCGGCGGGCAAGGGGCTGCCGCTGAAGGCGCGGCTGCAGATCCCCGTGGCGCTCGCCACCATGCACATGTCGTGGGCGTGGGGCTTCCTGACCAGCCCGCGCTCCCTGGCGAAGAAGGTCATCGCCTCCCGCCGCCCGGCGGTCCTCGCCTCGAACTGA
- a CDS encoding LCP family protein: MSLTPQEKAGGGRHGGGGRRGARGTDRQRRRRRVLRWSATVLAVVILGTAGAGYLYYQHLNGNIKKDALNIGDEKDRAAKTEANAAGQTPLNILLIGSDARDSAENQKLGGAKDTFGGPPLADVQMLLHVSADRTNMSVISVPRDTLLDIPKCTDPDSGEKYSALTHVMANESLRRGGPGCTVATWEKLTDIHIDHFMMIDFSGVVSMADAVGGVPVCVDANIYSHTSAGKGSGLKLEKGTTSIKGKQALQWLRTRYGFEDGSDLGRAKAQHQYMNSMVRELRENATLTNPNKLRKLAEAATKAITVDEGLGTIAKMYDLANELKKVPTERITMTTMPNRYEGVRVVPTEDATKLFRLVREDIALDGKDKKKPAATATPAASDPAAADDEIAVQVHNSTSTTSLAAVRGRAKAVTELLVGKGFTKAVADTSAATAEATTVIRYPSADLQGDAQRVAKALGIPTSAVKKSTSVSGVTLFVGADWRSGTTYTAPATDDRTPTSAQAINASDKSQCMHVDPDYTW; the protein is encoded by the coding sequence ATGTCCCTCACGCCGCAGGAGAAGGCCGGTGGGGGCCGGCACGGCGGCGGAGGGCGCAGAGGCGCGCGCGGTACGGACCGGCAGCGGCGCAGACGCCGTGTGCTGCGCTGGTCCGCGACGGTGCTCGCGGTGGTGATACTCGGCACCGCCGGTGCCGGGTACCTCTACTACCAGCACCTCAACGGCAACATCAAGAAGGACGCCCTGAACATCGGCGACGAGAAGGACAGGGCGGCCAAGACCGAGGCGAACGCGGCCGGTCAGACGCCGCTGAACATCCTCCTCATCGGCTCGGACGCGCGTGACAGCGCGGAGAACCAGAAACTCGGCGGCGCCAAGGACACCTTCGGCGGGCCCCCGCTCGCGGACGTCCAGATGCTGCTGCACGTGTCGGCGGACCGCACCAACATGTCGGTCATCAGCGTGCCGCGCGACACTCTGCTGGACATCCCCAAGTGCACGGACCCGGACAGCGGCGAGAAGTACTCGGCACTCACCCATGTGATGGCGAACGAGTCGCTCCGCCGCGGCGGTCCCGGCTGCACGGTGGCGACGTGGGAGAAGCTGACCGACATCCACATCGACCACTTCATGATGATCGACTTCTCGGGTGTGGTGTCGATGGCGGACGCCGTCGGCGGCGTCCCGGTCTGTGTTGACGCAAACATCTACTCGCACACCTCCGCCGGCAAGGGCTCCGGCCTGAAACTGGAGAAGGGCACCACGTCCATCAAGGGCAAGCAGGCCCTGCAGTGGCTGCGCACCCGCTACGGCTTCGAGGACGGCAGTGACCTCGGGCGCGCCAAGGCACAGCACCAGTACATGAACTCGATGGTCCGCGAGCTGCGCGAGAACGCCACGCTCACCAACCCGAACAAGCTGCGCAAGCTCGCCGAGGCGGCCACGAAGGCGATCACGGTGGACGAGGGCCTGGGCACCATCGCGAAGATGTACGACCTGGCCAACGAGCTGAAGAAGGTCCCGACCGAGCGCATCACCATGACGACGATGCCGAACCGGTACGAGGGCGTCCGGGTGGTGCCCACGGAGGACGCCACCAAGCTGTTCCGTCTGGTGCGCGAGGACATCGCCCTCGACGGCAAGGACAAGAAGAAGCCGGCCGCCACGGCGACGCCCGCCGCCTCGGACCCGGCCGCCGCGGACGACGAGATCGCGGTCCAGGTCCACAACAGCACCAGCACCACCTCGCTGGCCGCCGTCAGGGGGCGTGCGAAGGCGGTGACCGAGCTGCTGGTCGGCAAGGGCTTCACCAAGGCCGTGGCGGACACCTCGGCCGCGACGGCGGAGGCGACCACGGTGATCCGCTACCCGAGCGCCGACCTCCAGGGCGACGCCCAGCGGGTGGCGAAGGCCCTCGGCATCCCGACGAGCGCGGTGAAGAAGTCCACGTCCGTGTCGGGTGTCACGCTCTTCGTGGGCGCGGACTGGCGGTCGGGTACGACGTACACGGCGCCGGCGACCGACGACAGGACGCCGACGTCGGCACAGGCGATCAACGCGTCCGACAAGAGCCAGTGCATGCACGTGGACCCGGACTACACCTGGTAG
- a CDS encoding LCP family protein translates to MDAQGRGRAENIDPADQWVLNPNTGEYELRLTPSAPQSAVPGPRRSASRAVGSPSGAVGSRTAPPGRETPEAPGRRVPGPRRGRGVPEEPLPGRRGRRPVKKKSRAKKILMWTGGVMAFVVLGTAGAAYLYIEHLNDNIQSASDDGASTGGFQKDKAINILLIGTDKRTGAGNEGYGDKGSVGHADTTILLHVSKDRTNATALSIPRDLIVDVPDCPTEQEDGSTKVIPGTDGVRFNTSLGQDGRTPSCTMRTVTELTGVTPDNFMVADFNAVKTLTTAVGGVDVCLAKDIKDPDSHLNLKKGTQHIAGETALAFVRTRHAVGFGGDLSRITLQQQFLSALMRKLKSNDTLTSPSKMLKLAEAGTEALTVDSKLDSIGKLKDLGLELGKLNTKNLTFTTVPVLDNPAEKVKATVVVNTATAPTVFQMIKEDVSFTEVKQKAQASKDAAAAAAEARLKGTKSAASAVRVRIMNGGAPAGSAQATLNWLQNDEGVTKSENAGNAPAELSKTTLEYAPDQADQARKLAEIMGLPGTALKPGKSVTNAQGLPTMTLTLGKDFKGAGVSLTAPVKVPDSVQKSTADKVECAK, encoded by the coding sequence GTGGACGCGCAAGGCCGTGGGCGGGCGGAAAACATCGATCCCGCAGACCAGTGGGTGCTCAATCCGAACACTGGCGAATACGAACTGCGACTGACTCCTTCCGCACCGCAATCGGCGGTGCCCGGGCCCCGTAGATCCGCCTCCCGGGCGGTGGGTTCCCCGAGTGGTGCGGTGGGCAGCCGGACGGCGCCACCCGGGCGCGAGACGCCCGAGGCCCCGGGCCGTCGCGTGCCGGGCCCGCGCAGAGGGCGGGGCGTGCCCGAGGAGCCGCTGCCGGGGCGCCGCGGGCGCCGGCCGGTGAAGAAGAAGTCACGGGCGAAGAAGATCCTCATGTGGACCGGCGGCGTGATGGCCTTCGTGGTGCTGGGCACCGCCGGGGCCGCGTACCTCTACATCGAGCACCTCAACGACAACATCCAGTCGGCTTCCGACGACGGCGCGAGCACCGGTGGCTTCCAGAAGGACAAGGCCATCAACATCCTGCTGATCGGCACCGACAAGCGCACCGGCGCGGGCAACGAGGGCTACGGCGACAAGGGCAGCGTCGGACACGCCGACACCACGATCCTGCTGCACGTCTCCAAGGACCGGACGAACGCGACAGCGCTGAGCATCCCGCGCGACCTCATCGTGGACGTCCCGGACTGCCCCACCGAGCAGGAGGACGGCTCAACCAAGGTCATCCCGGGCACGGACGGCGTCCGCTTCAACACCAGCCTCGGCCAGGACGGCCGGACGCCGAGCTGCACCATGCGCACGGTCACCGAGCTGACCGGGGTCACCCCGGACAACTTCATGGTCGCCGACTTCAACGCGGTCAAGACGCTGACCACGGCGGTCGGCGGGGTCGACGTCTGCCTCGCCAAGGACATCAAGGACCCCGACTCGCACCTCAACCTGAAGAAGGGCACGCAGCACATCGCGGGCGAGACGGCGCTCGCCTTCGTGCGCACCCGGCACGCGGTCGGCTTCGGCGGCGACCTGAGCCGTATCACGCTGCAGCAGCAGTTCCTGAGCGCGCTGATGCGCAAGCTGAAGTCCAACGACACGCTCACCAGCCCGTCGAAGATGCTGAAGCTGGCGGAGGCGGGCACCGAGGCGCTCACCGTCGACTCCAAGCTGGACAGCATCGGCAAGCTGAAGGACCTGGGCCTGGAGCTGGGCAAGCTCAACACCAAGAACCTGACGTTCACCACGGTGCCGGTGCTCGACAACCCGGCCGAGAAGGTCAAGGCGACGGTCGTCGTGAACACGGCCACGGCCCCCACGGTCTTCCAGATGATCAAGGAGGACGTCTCCTTCACGGAGGTCAAGCAGAAGGCGCAGGCGTCGAAGGACGCGGCGGCCGCGGCCGCGGAGGCCCGCCTCAAGGGCACCAAGTCCGCCGCCTCCGCGGTGCGGGTGCGGATCATGAACGGCGGGGCTCCCGCCGGCAGCGCACAGGCAACTCTTAACTGGCTGCAGAATGATGAGGGCGTGACGAAGTCCGAGAACGCGGGCAACGCGCCTGCGGAGCTCAGCAAGACGACGCTCGAGTACGCGCCCGACCAGGCCGACCAGGCACGCAAGCTCGCCGAGATCATGGGCCTGCCCGGAACCGCGCTGAAGCCGGGCAAAAGCGTCACGAACGCTCAGGGTCTGCCGACGATGACACTGACTCTGGGCAAGGACTTCAAGGGTGCGGGAGTCTCGCTCACCGCCCCCGTGAAGGTGCCGGATTCGGTCCAGAAGTCCACGGCGGACAAGGTCGAGTGCGCCAAATAG
- a CDS encoding LCP family protein → MGVGVVVVTVGGAGWALYAKLSANITPDEAAAAELARYAKERPTSLVKGAQNILLIGSDSRSGDDNGKYGRDSGTERSDTTILLHLAAGRRSVTAVSIPRDLMVDVPSCRRPDGSRTEPMFAMFNYAFQTGGSACTIRTVEKLTDIRIDHHVVVDFSGFKDMVDAVDGVEICLAEPIRDKAANLTLPAGKVTLDGEQALGYVRARKSLGNGSDTDRMDRQQRFLGALVNKVQSNDVLLNPVKLYPVLDAATSSLTTDPDLASLRGLYQLVSGLRDIPTEQVQFLTVPRESYVYNANRDQLVEPEAEKLFERLRRDAPVEVSENVSHDSGANGDNFPGSRGAPSDVHEPDATSSPAPTFRGNTAAENACE, encoded by the coding sequence ATGGGGGTCGGTGTGGTCGTCGTCACAGTCGGCGGGGCCGGGTGGGCGCTCTACGCAAAGCTCAGTGCGAACATCACGCCCGACGAGGCCGCCGCAGCCGAGCTCGCCCGGTACGCGAAGGAGCGGCCCACCTCGCTGGTCAAGGGGGCGCAGAACATCCTGCTGATCGGATCCGACTCGCGCTCGGGCGACGACAACGGCAAGTACGGGCGCGACTCGGGCACCGAGCGGTCGGACACGACCATCCTGCTGCACCTCGCGGCGGGGCGGCGCAGCGTCACCGCCGTGTCCATTCCCCGGGACCTCATGGTGGACGTGCCCAGTTGCCGGCGGCCGGACGGCAGCCGTACCGAGCCCATGTTCGCCATGTTCAACTACGCGTTCCAGACGGGCGGTTCGGCCTGCACCATCCGTACCGTCGAGAAGCTGACCGACATCCGGATCGACCACCACGTCGTCGTCGACTTCAGCGGCTTCAAGGACATGGTGGACGCCGTCGACGGAGTCGAGATCTGCCTCGCCGAGCCCATCCGCGACAAGGCCGCCAACCTCACGCTCCCCGCCGGCAAGGTGACGCTCGACGGCGAACAGGCCCTCGGGTACGTAAGGGCCCGCAAGTCCCTCGGCAACGGAAGCGACACCGACCGCATGGACCGGCAGCAGCGTTTTCTCGGGGCGCTCGTCAACAAGGTGCAGAGCAATGACGTCCTGCTGAATCCCGTGAAGCTGTATCCCGTGCTGGACGCGGCCACGTCCTCCCTCACCACGGATCCCGATCTGGCAAGTCTGCGTGGTTTGTACCAACTCGTGAGCGGACTGCGGGACATCCCCACCGAACAGGTGCAATTCCTGACCGTTCCGCGGGAGTCGTACGTCTACAACGCCAATCGTGACCAGCTCGTGGAACCCGAGGCGGAGAAGCTGTTCGAACGACTGCGCAGGGATGCACCCGTGGAGGTGTCGGAGAACGTCTCGCACGATTCCGGTGCAAATGGCGATAATTTTCCTGGATCCCGGGGTGCGCCCTCCGACGTGCACGAGCCCGATGCCACCTCATCGCCTGCCCCGACCTTCCGCGGAAACACCGCCGCCGAGAACGCCTGCGAGTAA